A genomic segment from Streptomyces sp. NBC_00459 encodes:
- a CDS encoding glutathione S-transferase family protein, whose protein sequence is MKLYWSPKSPFVRKVMVFAHETGLVDRLELERTVVALTRPNLPHVREHNPLGRIPTLLTDDGMYLPESVLICEYLDSLHDGRPFFPRAPQQRWASLRRHALGSGLLETQILWRNEALREERYRLPAMLSACETKAEATLDLLERQVEDLEKAPFDIGHIGVGCALGYLDYRSADFTDRRWRTGRDRLATWYETFRARPSARATEPYDG, encoded by the coding sequence ATGAAGCTCTACTGGTCCCCGAAGTCCCCGTTCGTCCGCAAAGTCATGGTCTTCGCCCACGAGACGGGCCTCGTCGACCGGCTGGAACTGGAACGCACGGTGGTGGCGCTCACCAGGCCCAACCTCCCGCATGTGCGGGAGCACAACCCGCTCGGCCGGATCCCCACCCTGCTCACCGACGACGGGATGTATCTGCCCGAATCGGTCCTGATCTGCGAATACCTCGACTCGCTGCACGACGGCCGGCCGTTCTTCCCCCGGGCACCGCAGCAGCGCTGGGCTTCACTGCGCCGCCACGCGCTGGGCAGCGGACTGCTGGAGACCCAGATCCTGTGGCGCAACGAGGCGCTGCGCGAGGAGCGCTACCGGCTCCCCGCGATGCTCTCCGCCTGCGAAACCAAGGCCGAGGCGACCCTGGACCTGCTGGAACGCCAGGTCGAGGACCTGGAGAAGGCGCCCTTCGACATCGGGCACATCGGCGTCGGCTGCGCGCTGGGCTACCTCGACTACCGCTCGGCCGACTTCACCGATCGCCGGTGGCGCACCGGCCGCGACCGGCTCGCAACCTGGTACGAGACCTTCCGCGCCCGGCCGTCGGCGCGGGCGACCGAGCCGTACGACGGCTGA
- a CDS encoding GntR family transcriptional regulator, with translation MSTTPSSPAAQTDAMGLAYEHVRDAILQGRLKPGAWVSQVQLAADLQVSRTPLREALRRLQTEGLVQLDFNRRIRVAPLSIPDLETLYSMRLVSEPLAVLLSVPQLTSAELEDLEAEMSAMNTAAETGDEEGAIAHHRRFHFLLLSHTEDRLRTQVESMWDHSVRYLRLYHNAPSYRLALITMGRTGHDEIYAAAREGRARAASNLVAEHLARTALTVIASVAGAHDPKMIRESLRFVLEGAE, from the coding sequence GTGTCCACTACTCCGTCTTCGCCCGCCGCTCAGACCGATGCCATGGGACTCGCGTACGAGCATGTGCGCGACGCGATTCTGCAGGGCCGCCTCAAGCCGGGTGCCTGGGTCTCGCAGGTGCAGCTGGCAGCAGACCTGCAGGTCAGCCGTACACCGTTGCGTGAGGCGCTGCGACGGCTGCAGACCGAGGGACTGGTGCAGCTGGACTTCAACCGCCGGATCCGGGTCGCGCCGCTGTCGATCCCGGACCTGGAGACGCTTTACTCGATGCGGCTGGTCAGCGAGCCGCTCGCGGTGCTCCTGTCCGTACCTCAGCTGACGTCGGCTGAACTGGAGGATCTGGAGGCCGAGATGTCGGCCATGAACACGGCGGCCGAGACAGGGGACGAGGAGGGCGCGATCGCCCACCACCGCCGGTTCCACTTCTTGCTCCTGTCGCATACCGAAGACCGGCTGCGGACGCAGGTCGAGAGCATGTGGGACCACTCTGTGCGCTACCTGCGGCTTTACCACAACGCGCCCAGCTACCGCCTCGCCCTGATCACCATGGGCCGCACGGGACACGACGAGATCTACGCGGCGGCTCGTGAAGGGCGGGCTCGCGCGGCCTCGAACCTGGTGGCCGAGCATCTCGCTCGTACCGCCCTGACGGTGATCGCCTCGGTGGCCGGCGCGCACGACCCGAAGATGATCCGCGAATCGCTGCGATTCGTACTGGAAGGGGCCGAATAA
- the gshB gene encoding glutathione synthase, translated as MLVFVMDPVEALAPEHDTSLALMNAAWQRGHQVWHCLPSGLSLRDGRVRARARAADFTSGLSLGAPESLSLHEADAVLVRTDPPFDAEYLATTLLLEHLRGDTLLVNDPRGLREANEKLYACRFPDLMPATLVTAEPALLLAFAGQQRHGAVLKPLFGHGGRGVLRLDPGDGNARAIAETMTERGRVVVMAQEFLPEVAEGDKRILLLDGYPLGAVLRRPPTNDFRANLALGGEARAAELDAYDLRIVERIAPALRTDGLYLTGIDVIGGRLSEVNVTSPTGLVQLRELARVRHDLAVIRWIETTIPVSRLAT; from the coding sequence ATGCTCGTCTTCGTCATGGATCCCGTCGAGGCGCTCGCGCCGGAGCACGACACCTCGCTCGCGTTGATGAACGCCGCCTGGCAGCGGGGCCACCAGGTCTGGCACTGCCTGCCGTCCGGTCTGTCCCTGCGCGACGGCAGGGTACGGGCACGCGCACGGGCGGCGGATTTCACCTCGGGGCTGTCACTCGGCGCACCGGAAAGCCTCAGCCTGCACGAGGCCGACGCCGTCCTGGTCCGCACGGATCCGCCTTTCGACGCCGAGTACCTCGCGACCACGCTCCTGCTCGAGCACCTGCGCGGCGACACCCTCCTGGTCAACGACCCGCGCGGTCTGCGCGAGGCCAACGAGAAGCTCTACGCCTGCCGCTTCCCGGACCTGATGCCGGCGACCCTGGTGACCGCCGAACCGGCACTGCTGCTCGCCTTCGCCGGGCAGCAGCGGCACGGCGCGGTACTCAAGCCGCTCTTCGGGCACGGCGGACGGGGCGTCCTCCGGCTCGACCCCGGGGACGGCAACGCCCGCGCCATCGCGGAGACCATGACCGAGCGGGGCCGTGTCGTCGTCATGGCACAGGAATTCCTGCCCGAGGTCGCCGAGGGCGACAAGCGAATCCTGCTGCTCGACGGGTACCCGCTCGGCGCGGTACTGCGGCGGCCACCCACAAACGACTTCCGCGCGAACCTCGCGCTCGGCGGTGAGGCGAGAGCGGCCGAGCTGGACGCGTACGACCTGCGGATCGTCGAGCGCATCGCACCCGCCCTCCGTACCGACGGGCTCTACCTCACCGGCATCGACGTCATCGGCGGGCGCCTGAGCGAGGTCAACGTCACCAGCCCGACGGGTCTGGTCCAGCTGAGGGAGCTGGCCCGTGTGCGGCACGATCTGGCAGTCATCAGGTGGATAGAGACGACCATTCCTGTATCCAGGTTGGCGACGTAA
- a CDS encoding enoyl-CoA hydratase-related protein: MTPPLLTAHGVRVEIREAVAEVVLDRPPVNAVTVEMYETLVTAFRELSVRTDVHAVILRSDGRLFSAGADIKQPVEAVSASESAAERRQRMARTAYEAILDCALPTIAVVNRAALGAGAVLAACCDIRYAATDARIGLPEINAGRCGGGSHLMRLLPQGQVRLMYFTGDPVDAEEAYRIGLVQKVFGPEAVLGEARALAARIAAKSPLGLRLAKQALNEAEDLPVRPGYAAEQVYTLRLGAHPDAAEAAKAVLEKRAPVWSWPDVAES, from the coding sequence ATGACCCCACCTCTACTGACGGCACACGGTGTCCGCGTGGAGATCCGCGAGGCAGTGGCCGAGGTTGTCCTCGACCGCCCGCCGGTCAACGCGGTCACCGTCGAGATGTACGAAACCCTTGTCACCGCCTTCCGAGAGCTGTCGGTACGTACCGATGTCCACGCCGTGATCCTCCGCTCCGACGGACGCCTGTTCAGCGCGGGCGCCGACATCAAGCAGCCGGTCGAGGCGGTCAGCGCCTCCGAGAGCGCGGCCGAACGCCGCCAGCGCATGGCCCGTACCGCGTACGAGGCGATCCTGGACTGCGCCCTGCCGACGATCGCCGTCGTCAACAGAGCCGCACTCGGCGCCGGCGCGGTACTCGCCGCCTGCTGCGACATCCGGTACGCCGCCACCGACGCCCGGATCGGACTCCCCGAGATCAACGCCGGACGCTGCGGCGGCGGCAGCCACCTCATGCGGCTGCTGCCGCAGGGCCAGGTACGGCTCATGTACTTCACCGGCGACCCGGTCGACGCCGAGGAGGCGTATCGCATCGGTCTCGTCCAGAAGGTCTTCGGGCCCGAGGCCGTACTCGGCGAAGCCCGTGCGCTCGCCGCGCGGATCGCCGCCAAGAGCCCACTGGGGCTGCGGCTGGCCAAGCAGGCCCTCAACGAGGCCGAAGACCTTCCCGTCCGCCCCGGCTACGCCGCCGAGCAGGTGTACACCCTGCGGCTGGGTGCCCACCCGGACGCCGCCGAAGCGGCGAAGGCCGTCCTCGAAAAGCGCGCCCCTGTCTGGTCCTGGCCGGACGTGGCAGAGAGCTGA
- a CDS encoding dienelactone hydrolase family protein — protein MCEFITRTIDVVTPGGSMPTLLTAPATGGRHPAVVIYMDALGVREALRDIGRQIAARGYTAVLPDLYHRMGTGLNWTTEQLLNDPAAKEEIQRVTRSLPDAHVVEDTTALVAALAAEPLVADGAMGCVGFCMGGRHVFRAMAALPRTLTAGSALHPSGLMDERYGHPLAYEDTARITGDIYVGLGDADHLSPLEAMRPLRDTLREHGVRATVDVHADAEHGYMFPGPRYSERGARRSWEETYALFARVLGEKKDEGV, from the coding sequence ATGTGCGAGTTCATCACCAGGACCATCGACGTCGTCACGCCCGGCGGCTCGATGCCGACCCTGCTCACCGCCCCCGCCACCGGTGGCCGACACCCCGCCGTCGTCATCTACATGGACGCCCTCGGCGTACGCGAGGCCCTGCGCGACATCGGACGCCAGATCGCCGCCCGTGGTTACACCGCCGTCCTCCCGGACCTTTACCACCGCATGGGCACCGGCCTGAACTGGACCACCGAGCAACTCCTGAACGACCCGGCCGCGAAAGAGGAGATCCAGCGCGTCACGCGCAGCCTGCCCGACGCGCACGTCGTCGAGGACACCACCGCGCTGGTGGCCGCCCTCGCCGCCGAACCGCTCGTCGCCGACGGCGCCATGGGATGCGTCGGCTTCTGCATGGGCGGACGGCACGTCTTCCGCGCCATGGCTGCCCTGCCCCGGACGCTCACGGCCGGCTCCGCCCTTCACCCGTCCGGTCTCATGGACGAGCGCTACGGCCACCCCCTCGCGTACGAGGACACCGCACGCATCACCGGCGACATCTACGTCGGCCTCGGCGACGCCGACCATCTCTCCCCGCTGGAGGCCATGCGTCCGCTGCGCGACACCCTGCGGGAGCACGGCGTACGAGCGACCGTCGACGTCCACGCCGACGCGGAGCACGGCTACATGTTCCCCGGCCCCCGTTACAGCGAGCGTGGCGCCCGCCGCTCCTGGGAGGAGACGTACGCGCTGTTCGCCCGGGTCCTCGGAGAGAAGAAGGACGAGGGCGTATGA
- a CDS encoding enoyl-CoA hydratase/isomerase family protein: MSTIIVEERDDTTIVTLHRPDARNALNAQMVGELHAVCAQLETSPKPLLLTGSGGVFAGGADIAELLDRGRDEALLGINSRLFDRIARLPLPTVAAVDGYALGGGAELAYACDLRIASESAVFGNPEPGLGIIAAAGGCWRLAELVGKSVAKQVLLGGKHLDAWRAYTLGLVCDVVPADQLSERAHALVERITRSSPTALRLTKLVVDAPGGHPCIDDLAQAVLFESSDKADRMSRFLSGGRTR, translated from the coding sequence ATGAGCACGATCATCGTCGAGGAACGGGACGACACCACGATCGTCACGCTCCATCGCCCCGACGCACGCAACGCCCTCAACGCTCAGATGGTCGGCGAACTGCACGCCGTCTGCGCGCAGTTGGAGACATCACCGAAGCCACTGCTGCTCACCGGAAGCGGCGGAGTCTTCGCGGGGGGCGCCGACATCGCCGAACTCCTCGACCGCGGCCGCGACGAGGCCCTCCTGGGCATCAACAGCCGCCTGTTCGACCGCATCGCACGCCTCCCGCTGCCCACCGTGGCCGCCGTCGACGGCTACGCACTGGGCGGCGGCGCGGAGTTGGCATACGCCTGCGACCTGAGAATCGCCTCCGAGAGCGCCGTGTTCGGCAACCCGGAACCGGGCCTCGGCATCATCGCCGCGGCCGGGGGCTGCTGGCGCCTTGCCGAACTGGTGGGCAAGTCCGTGGCCAAGCAGGTACTGCTGGGCGGAAAACACCTGGACGCCTGGCGGGCTTACACCCTCGGCCTGGTCTGCGACGTGGTGCCCGCGGATCAGCTGAGCGAGCGGGCGCACGCACTGGTCGAGCGCATCACCCGCTCCTCCCCCACCGCGCTGCGGCTGACCAAGCTCGTCGTCGACGCGCCCGGCGGCCACCCGTGCATCGACGACCTCGCTCAGGCAGTGCTGTTCGAGTCGAGCGACAAAGCGGACCGGATGAGCCGGTTTCTGAGCGGTGGGAGGACCAGGTGA
- a CDS encoding 3-hydroxyacyl-CoA dehydrogenase family protein: MTSLPHVPRTVGVIGGGRMGAGIAQVFATAGSEVVVVEGSAAAADAARSRIADSLDRAAARDKLPVPPSDVLSRLHFVTDAVELPLESDLVIEAVPENPELKVSVLTAAERAVSEHTVLASNTSSLSVTELSAALQRPERFLGMHFFNPVPGSRLVEVVLGPATAVTSQVLGYVRALGKTDIVVRDSPGFATSRLGVLLGLEAIRMLQEGVADATAIDTAMELGYGHPMGPLRSTDLVGLDVRLAIADHLHRTLGDRFAPPSLLRDKVAAGELGRKTGRGFHSWTSGV, encoded by the coding sequence GTGACATCCCTTCCTCATGTTCCCCGGACTGTGGGCGTGATCGGCGGCGGCCGGATGGGGGCGGGCATCGCCCAGGTCTTCGCCACCGCCGGCAGCGAGGTCGTGGTCGTCGAAGGTTCAGCCGCCGCGGCCGACGCCGCCCGCTCACGCATCGCGGACAGCCTCGACCGGGCCGCCGCACGCGACAAGCTGCCGGTACCGCCCAGCGACGTGCTCAGCAGACTGCACTTCGTCACCGACGCCGTCGAACTGCCCCTGGAGTCCGACCTCGTGATCGAGGCCGTACCCGAGAACCCCGAACTCAAGGTGTCCGTACTGACCGCCGCCGAGCGTGCCGTCTCGGAACACACCGTGCTGGCCAGCAATACCAGCTCCCTCTCCGTCACCGAGCTGTCCGCAGCCCTCCAGCGCCCGGAACGCTTTCTCGGGATGCACTTCTTCAACCCCGTACCGGGCTCTCGGCTGGTAGAGGTCGTCCTCGGCCCCGCGACCGCGGTGACCTCTCAAGTCCTCGGTTATGTAAGGGCGTTGGGCAAGACAGACATCGTCGTACGCGACTCCCCGGGCTTCGCCACCAGCCGCCTCGGCGTCCTCCTCGGCCTGGAGGCGATCCGCATGCTGCAGGAGGGCGTCGCCGACGCCACCGCCATCGACACCGCGATGGAACTCGGCTACGGCCACCCCATGGGCCCGCTGCGCTCCACCGACCTGGTCGGCCTCGACGTACGCCTGGCCATCGCGGACCATCTGCACCGCACCCTCGGCGACCGCTTCGCCCCGCCCTCGCTCCTGCGCGACAAGGTCGCGGCGGGCGAGCTGGGACGGAAGACGGGCCGAGGATTCCACTCCTGGACGAGCGGGGTCTGA
- a CDS encoding serine hydrolase domain-containing protein, translating to MTRVSRRAALGMAGAMAVGGPLWAADTASAAPLQAADSPSPVPAALLEARRQKSNPSFSLLTYRHMDELFATAPVQTGHWTHTLQRSPLRLPPDLQVRIGDRTAGLEDTLEDLRVNAMLVMRDGKLVSEIHRNGGSEQTRYIGFSMSKSWISILFGIIQSQGHIGSSDTPVVHYLPELRGTAYDNVTLKNLLTMRAGTSWIEDYAPGSALDAVRDGSTNAETMFYEDYAKELKAVAPPGTKFNYSTLDTELVGKILARVTGKSIAELMTELIWQPAGMESPGYWVMQGPHGRQHEWYGAGYAATMRDFGRLGQLMLDGGSVRGRQVVPRAWVEESTTTPLPDKTYFYFWWGLPGIDGFAANGFGGQHVYVDRKTRTVMVIACYGGPPGTQDLFKQVIAALGHARP from the coding sequence ATGACGCGTGTGAGTCGAAGGGCAGCGCTGGGCATGGCCGGCGCCATGGCGGTCGGGGGGCCGCTGTGGGCGGCCGACACCGCCTCCGCGGCGCCGCTCCAGGCAGCCGACAGCCCCTCACCGGTGCCGGCGGCGCTGCTGGAGGCCCGGCGGCAGAAGTCCAATCCGTCGTTCAGCCTGCTGACGTATCGCCACATGGACGAACTTTTTGCCACTGCCCCGGTGCAGACAGGACACTGGACCCATACGCTGCAGCGTTCCCCGTTGCGCCTGCCCCCCGACCTGCAGGTGCGGATCGGCGACCGGACCGCAGGCCTGGAAGACACGCTGGAAGATCTGCGCGTCAATGCGATGCTGGTCATGCGCGACGGCAAGCTGGTCAGCGAGATCCACCGCAACGGCGGCAGCGAGCAGACACGCTACATCGGCTTCTCGATGTCAAAGTCGTGGATCTCCATCCTGTTCGGCATCATCCAGAGCCAGGGCCACATCGGCAGCAGCGATACGCCAGTCGTCCACTACCTGCCCGAACTGCGCGGCACCGCATATGACAACGTGACGCTCAAGAACCTGCTGACCATGCGTGCCGGCACCTCGTGGATCGAGGACTACGCCCCGGGCAGCGCCCTCGACGCGGTCCGCGACGGATCCACCAATGCCGAAACGATGTTCTACGAGGACTACGCCAAGGAGTTGAAGGCGGTCGCGCCGCCCGGTACGAAGTTCAACTATTCGACCCTGGACACTGAACTGGTCGGCAAGATACTGGCGCGGGTCACCGGCAAGTCGATCGCGGAGCTGATGACCGAGCTAATCTGGCAGCCGGCGGGCATGGAATCCCCCGGGTATTGGGTCATGCAGGGCCCGCACGGCCGCCAGCACGAATGGTACGGCGCGGGGTATGCCGCGACGATGCGCGATTTCGGACGTCTGGGCCAGTTGATGCTGGACGGCGGGTCGGTGCGCGGTCGCCAGGTGGTGCCGCGGGCATGGGTGGAGGAATCGACCACCACGCCGTTGCCGGACAAGACCTACTTCTATTTCTGGTGGGGCTTGCCCGGCATCGATGGTTTTGCCGCGAACGGATTCGGCGGTCAGCATGTCTATGTCGATCGAAAGACCCGCACAGTCATGGTCATCGCCTGTTATGGAGGCCCTCCCGGCACGCAAGATTTGTTCAAGCAGGTGATTGCGGCCTTGGGGCACGCCCGGCCGTGA
- a CDS encoding alkene reductase, with translation MTVNTSAASPVQSLFSPVSLGKIELANRIVMAPITRVRAGSSGIPGDLMVEYYRQRASTGMIITEGTYPDHASQGYVGEPGIATDEQAAGWQRVFEAVHAEGGRIVLQIMHAGRGTHPDINGGRRILAPSAIAIDNKTFTEKGEQPYPVPEAMTTAEIRAALENFVAAARRAIQAGADGVEIHGANGYLLQEFLSPAANQRTDEYGGSPHNRARFVVEVVTAVAQAVGAERVGLRISPEVDLGDVFETDRDDVLATYGTLMDRLRPLGLAYLSVLHAEPGGDLVQELRRRFDGKLIVNSGPFGGQTTREQALQHIEADHADAVVVGRALIANPDLVARWQGGHPENEPRPELFYGPGAEGYTDYPFLEAA, from the coding sequence ATGACCGTCAACACCTCAGCAGCTTCGCCCGTCCAGTCGCTTTTCTCCCCCGTCTCCCTCGGGAAGATCGAGCTCGCCAACCGCATCGTCATGGCACCGATAACCCGGGTCCGGGCCGGCTCCTCCGGCATCCCCGGGGACCTGATGGTCGAGTACTACCGGCAGCGGGCGAGCACCGGAATGATCATCACCGAGGGCACCTACCCCGACCACGCGTCGCAGGGGTACGTCGGCGAGCCGGGCATCGCCACCGACGAGCAGGCAGCCGGCTGGCAGCGGGTGTTCGAGGCGGTGCACGCCGAGGGCGGCCGCATCGTCCTGCAGATCATGCACGCCGGCCGTGGCACCCACCCCGACATCAACGGCGGTCGCCGCATCCTCGCCCCCAGCGCGATCGCCATCGACAACAAGACGTTCACCGAGAAGGGCGAGCAGCCCTACCCCGTACCGGAAGCGATGACCACCGCGGAGATCCGGGCAGCCCTGGAGAACTTCGTCGCCGCGGCCCGCCGGGCCATCCAGGCGGGAGCGGACGGCGTGGAGATCCACGGCGCCAACGGCTACCTGCTCCAGGAGTTCCTCTCCCCGGCAGCCAACCAGCGCACCGACGAGTACGGCGGCTCGCCGCACAACCGCGCCCGCTTCGTCGTCGAGGTCGTCACGGCGGTCGCCCAGGCCGTCGGCGCCGAGCGGGTCGGGCTGCGGATCTCGCCGGAGGTCGACCTCGGGGACGTCTTCGAGACCGACCGGGACGACGTCCTGGCCACCTACGGCACCCTGATGGACAGACTGCGCCCGCTGGGCCTGGCCTACCTCTCCGTACTGCACGCCGAGCCGGGCGGCGACCTTGTACAGGAGCTGCGGCGGCGCTTCGACGGCAAGCTGATCGTCAACAGCGGCCCCTTCGGGGGCCAGACCACCCGCGAGCAGGCGCTCCAGCACATCGAGGCCGACCACGCCGATGCCGTGGTCGTGGGCCGGGCCCTCATCGCCAACCCCGACCTGGTCGCGCGCTGGCAGGGCGGCCACCCGGAGAACGAGCCGCGGCCGGAACTGTTCTACGGGCCGGGGGCCGAGGGCTACACCGACTACCCCTTCCTCGAAGCGGCTTGA